A single window of Sphaerodactylus townsendi isolate TG3544 linkage group LG03, MPM_Stown_v2.3, whole genome shotgun sequence DNA harbors:
- the LOC125428835 gene encoding zinc finger protein 397-like, producing the protein MSLEVSQGKAPLVTAIHESGCDSDGKKGWNESMQGPMAVKETAGHSRVNKFLHSKTGKWYRCKSGHITNQMMIPAGASLHECLICGECFQKKNYLAKHQRIHVRPKLYQCSECGEGFNWREGFIRHRGMHTGEKLHECSQRGKCFSQRESLIRHKKIHTGKKPYECHECEKNFCRRDSLVRHQKIHTGEKPYECPECGKSFNQREVLIRHQRIHTGEKPYECQQCGKSFTRRAILNRHEKVHLEERDFLIL; encoded by the coding sequence ATGTCTCTGGAGGTATCGCAAGGAAAGGCTCCTCTGGTAACTGCGATTCATGAGTCAGGATGTGACTCTGATGGAAAAAAAGGATGGAATGAATCCATGCAAGGTCCAATGGCAGTGAAGGAAACCGCAGGGCACTCCAGGGTGAATAAGTTTTTGCACTCCAAGACTGGGAAATGGTATCGCTGTAAATCAGGACACATCACCAATCAGATGATGATCCCTGCTGGAGCATCCTTACATGAGTGCCTCATCTGTGGAGAATGCTTCCAGAAAAAGAATTACCTTGCAAAACACCAGAGGATCCATGTAAGACCTAAACTATACCAGTGCTCGGAGTGTGGGGAAGGCTTCAATTGGAGAGAAGGATTTATAAGACACAGGGGGATGCACACTGGAGAGAAACTGCATGAATGCAGCCAGCGTgggaaatgtttcagccagagggAGAGCCTGATCAGGCACAAGAAGATTCATACAGGGAAGAAACCATACGAATGCCACGAATGTGAGAAAAACTTCTGTCGGAGGGATTCGCTGGTCCGACATCAGAAGatccatacaggggagaagccatatgaaTGCCCTGAGTGTGGGAAAAGTTTTAATCAGCGAGAAGTGCTGATCCggcatcagagaatccacacaggggaaaaaccatatgaGTGCCagcagtgtgggaagagcttcactCGAAGAGCCATACTGAACAGACATGAAAAAGTCCATCTGGAAGAGAGGGACTTTTTAATACTCTGA